A window of Spiroplasma syrphidicola EA-1 contains these coding sequences:
- a CDS encoding lipoprotein, with product MKKILTILSSFVLVGNSQLTIISCSPNININNDKFKPPTNIVDLKDCKNLFSKDDLTYGYVRSNTNEVSAKIFWILNNSIRNLTLKDYQINYYDIKGQEVNQINTVGTYSIVLKSIENSNYLKGTLELKLDIVDDRIDLGQINYNTGKWFLSSRNTVSDLFKKIEKNIYNAVNDANYKMGQFIDIIITHGDVIYNNENELSQEVLDINNSYIIEIFSQKNNYANIYLTGSIDNIVVNASDERQTVSNLQSDIFMDINLDNLNHVGKDIYFKIRNIINEVFTLTQSQSDFGITIFDEKNNKLNNDQTKLTSLKYQIKIDSTNSLYLKDKNEQLYINIIDKVIHLETLTIEKDKFNFNMTNRCFDITELLFNQINQLTQSTDSSRYLKAKVLQNNNEINSNDYLDNGLLTVVTTPDNSIEKQRFQGILKFSIEIKDNRINLSDNSIQTEFQKYLETIGLTSAIKYSDFNSQLMIFFQKYDKYINNEDIEILSSQYPDDQQLVLGSFNFSVKSKRDSRRLKGLINNVNIGVLEASSGEGIKQVPNSIQFASYDNNDNLHLLTQTNPDEISIYDINLTNPKYTFKINEKIKILDFKTSYDGLNDFWLVCKELKNNQHQISFYKNGNLLNSWIGNSFQTIGTINQYSESAYFRDMPDEKKLNIGSLYVMNENLVEKMDLSIFLDKDFPIKQIQMNSFDIMYIKSDETIYQYRMWQNKITAKINLNNDFLFGIDKYGYHYYQYNNEGLIMDGTDLINTNKLNPLLLPDKTEKYSSQLNIDSKNNFYYLKIDYINHMFYLIKNGVVIFSIKNEQTIMALLHVNLDDSCTLVLGSKIYHI from the coding sequence ATGAAAAAAATATTAACAATATTATCATCATTTGTATTAGTAGGTAATTCCCAATTAACTATTATTTCTTGTTCACCAAATATTAACATTAACAATGATAAATTTAAGCCCCCAACAAATATTGTTGATTTGAAGGATTGTAAAAATTTATTTTCAAAAGATGATTTAACCTATGGGTATGTTAGATCAAATACTAATGAAGTTAGTGCAAAAATATTTTGGATATTAAATAATTCAATTCGTAATTTAACATTAAAAGATTATCAAATAAATTATTATGATATAAAAGGACAAGAAGTTAATCAAATAAATACTGTTGGAACTTATTCCATTGTTTTAAAATCAATTGAAAATAGTAACTACTTAAAAGGAACTTTAGAACTTAAGCTAGACATTGTAGATGATCGAATTGATTTAGGACAAATCAATTATAATACAGGTAAATGATTTTTATCTTCTCGAAATACTGTTTCAGATTTGTTTAAAAAAATAGAAAAAAACATTTATAATGCAGTTAATGATGCAAATTATAAAATGGGACAATTTATTGATATTATTATTACCCATGGGGATGTAATTTATAATAATGAGAATGAATTATCACAAGAAGTTTTAGACATCAATAATTCTTATATAATTGAAATTTTTAGCCAAAAAAATAATTATGCAAATATTTATTTAACAGGTTCAATTGACAATATCGTAGTTAATGCAAGTGATGAAAGGCAAACGGTGTCTAATTTGCAAAGTGATATTTTTATGGATATTAATCTAGATAATTTGAACCATGTTGGGAAAGACATCTATTTTAAAATTAGAAATATAATTAATGAAGTTTTTACTTTAACTCAATCACAGTCAGATTTTGGAATAACAATATTTGATGAGAAAAATAATAAGCTTAATAATGATCAAACAAAATTAACAAGTCTAAAATATCAAATTAAAATTGATTCAACTAATAGTTTATATTTAAAAGATAAAAATGAACAATTATATATTAATATTATTGATAAAGTAATTCACTTAGAAACTTTAACAATAGAAAAAGATAAATTTAATTTTAATATGACTAACAGATGTTTTGACATTACGGAGCTATTATTTAATCAAATTAATCAATTGACACAGTCAACGGATTCATCAAGATATTTAAAAGCTAAAGTTTTACAAAACAATAATGAAATAAATAGTAATGATTATCTTGATAATGGCTTATTGACAGTAGTAACTACTCCAGATAATTCAATAGAAAAACAAAGATTCCAAGGAATTTTAAAATTTTCAATAGAAATTAAAGATAATCGCATTAATTTATCAGATAATTCAATACAAACCGAATTTCAAAAATATTTAGAAACAATAGGATTAACATCAGCAATAAAGTACAGTGATTTTAATTCACAGTTAATGATATTTTTTCAAAAATATGATAAATATATTAATAATGAGGATATAGAAATTTTGTCTTCTCAGTATCCAGATGATCAGCAATTAGTTTTAGGAAGTTTTAATTTTTCCGTTAAAAGTAAAAGAGACAGTAGACGATTAAAAGGATTAATTAATAATGTTAATATTGGGGTTTTAGAAGCATCAAGTGGCGAAGGGATTAAACAAGTTCCTAATAGTATACAATTTGCAAGTTATGACAATAATGATAATTTACATTTACTTACTCAAACTAATCCAGATGAAATTAGTATTTATGATATAAATTTAACTAATCCAAAATATACTTTTAAAATTAATGAAAAAATTAAAATTTTAGATTTTAAAACAAGTTATGATGGTTTAAATGATTTTTGATTAGTATGCAAAGAATTAAAAAATAATCAACATCAAATTAGTTTTTATAAAAATGGAAACTTATTAAATAGTTGAATTGGTAATTCTTTTCAAACAATTGGAACAATTAACCAATATTCAGAATCGGCCTATTTTCGTGATATGCCTGATGAAAAAAAACTTAATATTGGTTCTTTATATGTGATGAATGAGAATCTCGTGGAAAAAATGGATTTAAGTATTTTTTTAGATAAAGATTTTCCAATTAAACAAATTCAAATGAATAGTTTTGATATTATGTATATTAAAAGTGATGAAACAATATATCAATATCGAATGTGACAAAATAAAATCACAGCTAAAATTAATTTAAATAATGATTTTTTATTTGGAATAGATAAATATGGCTATCATTATTACCAATATAATAATGAAGGTTTAATAATGGATGGGACTGATTTAATTAATACAAATAAATTAAACCCATTACTATTACCAGATAAAACTGAAAAATATTCATCACAGTTAAATATTGATAGCAAAAATAATTTCTATTATTTAAAAATTGATTATATTAATCACATGTTTTACTTAATTAAAAATGGAGTTGTAATTTTTAGTATTAAAAATGAACAAACAATAATGGCATTATTACATGTTAACCTTGATGATAGTTGCACCTTAGTTTTAGGTTCAAAAATCTATCATATCTAA
- a CDS encoding abortive infection family protein, with protein sequence MHNDINFSKTEVEIFINIHKDIFSLNSEYQKGKTITEKIFSYPLDNDKISIFHKFKEYFILSRRKNKITWSDFNEVIFSIDTSLYLEFLDYVKILERSNTIQMYLSIMHTSKLSINLDKFLDFICLYTIYSVYPVNLSIEKIEDSHLLLAQARKSSSNNQYNVALISMRSYIANCLKEWIKELELDNEIKDDNVKNLFGIINQYLVNKIQFKSNIWRKIISNLGKIIDEIQDVRNKQSVAHANDEVLSNFESKIIYESLEYLIWALNFIKKQIAIQNNLI encoded by the coding sequence GTGCACAATGATATAAATTTTTCTAAAACTGAGGTAGAAATATTTATTAATATTCATAAAGATATATTTTCTCTTAACTCAGAATATCAAAAAGGAAAAACAATAACTGAAAAAATTTTTAGCTATCCATTAGATAATGATAAAATAAGCATATTTCATAAATTTAAAGAATATTTTATATTATCTAGAAGGAAAAATAAAATAACGTGAAGTGATTTTAATGAAGTAATATTTTCAATAGATACTTCTTTATATTTGGAGTTTCTGGATTATGTGAAAATCTTGGAACGATCAAATACTATTCAAATGTATTTATCAATAATGCATACTTCAAAACTGTCTATTAATTTAGATAAATTTTTAGACTTTATATGTTTATATACAATTTATTCTGTATATCCAGTTAATTTAAGTATTGAAAAAATAGAAGATTCACATCTTTTGCTTGCACAGGCAAGAAAATCATCTTCAAATAACCAATATAATGTTGCATTAATTTCAATGAGATCATATATAGCAAATTGTTTAAAAGAATGAATAAAAGAATTAGAATTAGATAATGAAATAAAAGATGACAATGTTAAAAATCTTTTTGGGATTATAAATCAGTATCTAGTAAATAAAATACAATTTAAGAGTAATATTTGAAGAAAAATTATTTCAAATTTAGGAAAAATTATTGATGAAATTCAGGATGTCAGAAATAAACAGTCAGTTGCCCATGCAAATGATGAAGTACTATCAAATTTTGAAAGCAAAATAATTTATGAAAGTTTAGAATATTTAATTTGAGCATTAAATTTTATAAAAAAACAAATTGCAATTCAGAATAATTTAATTTAG
- a CDS encoding AAA family ATPase — MKIPYIQFKNHPILGNLKIDFRKNIDENLNIIDQNNIYNNIIFVSENGAGKSMLLNEIDNYQNSKYIIEKFNKMLPNPQIGINNIGSFGKFDSRLLNSDIKYKEILKEFDSGFMDGRNTVSGYMQSNFKINKLKSIDIQNIFNNNRLSIFFDESMEYALPDTFRKNKREDYMQNHKAKNIIDYSSKLSSGEQEILMRLLYLRFKYPISRNTDFILIDEPEIGLHPKWQLKILNYYKFLFKSIDKSSNQIIQLFIASHSENVLKAAMDDGDWLIIRLFQDKKGKRKTERIDDSDRCLTYNSFAEIRFLVFDIVTNDYHNELYEELQSKLRLYRVKELDDWIIGQELYESSKHKKITNHGKTEYSSIISFVRNGIHHPEQKKKKFSEEQLRMSINLLRKLFKDLK; from the coding sequence ATGAAAATCCCATATATTCAATTTAAAAATCATCCAATTTTAGGTAATTTGAAAATTGATTTTCGTAAAAATATAGATGAAAATTTAAATATTATAGATCAAAATAATATATATAATAACATAATTTTTGTTAGTGAAAACGGTGCAGGAAAAAGTATGCTGCTTAATGAAATTGATAATTATCAAAATAGTAAATACATTATTGAAAAATTTAATAAAATGTTGCCGAACCCACAAATAGGAATTAATAATATTGGATCATTTGGAAAATTTGACAGCAGATTATTAAACAGTGATATAAAATATAAAGAAATTTTAAAAGAATTTGACAGCGGTTTTATGGATGGAAGAAATACAGTAAGTGGTTATATGCAATCAAATTTTAAAATTAATAAATTAAAATCTATTGATATCCAAAATATTTTTAATAATAATAGACTAAGTATATTTTTTGATGAAAGTATGGAATATGCTCTTCCAGATACTTTCAGAAAAAACAAAAGAGAAGATTATATGCAAAACCATAAAGCTAAAAATATTATAGATTATTCATCTAAATTATCATCTGGGGAACAAGAAATATTAATGAGGTTACTTTATTTAAGGTTTAAATATCCAATTTCACGTAATACTGATTTTATTTTAATTGATGAACCAGAAATTGGTTTACATCCAAAATGACAGTTAAAAATTTTAAATTATTATAAATTTTTATTTAAAAGTATTGATAAATCAAGTAATCAAATAATTCAGTTATTTATAGCATCGCATTCAGAAAATGTTTTAAAAGCAGCCATGGATGATGGGGACTGACTAATTATTCGTTTATTTCAAGATAAAAAAGGCAAAAGAAAAACTGAAAGAATTGATGATTCTGATAGATGCCTAACCTATAATTCTTTTGCAGAAATAAGATTTCTAGTGTTTGATATTGTGACAAATGATTATCATAATGAACTTTACGAGGAATTACAAAGCAAATTAAGATTGTATAGAGTTAAAGAACTTGATGATTGAATTATTGGACAGGAATTATATGAAAGTAGCAAACACAAAAAGATAACAAATCATGGGAAAACAGAATATAGTTCTATAATTTCATTTGTACGTAATGGAATTCATCATCCAGAACAAAAAAAGAAGAAATTTTCTGAAGAACAGTTGAGAATGTCAATTAATTTACTTAGAAAATTATTTAAAGATTTAAAATAA
- a CDS encoding TaqI-like C-terminal specificity domain-containing protein: MYNDLELFFNKQHRIINANYSKEYIKKNGIFLTHDLKILDDLIQFLFETYQENEILNLKFLEPSVGTGNIIIYFIQVLKNMNVSIDKIINFVENNIFINELDNSILSIAVKNIENYFSNIFGKKIKLKHIYNIDFTDKEKISSTFINKFDVILGNPPFVSLYGKNGITKTEETRKKIINEYTQFPNSIINGKINISMLFIENSLSLLNDNGILSFILDSSFFDKPFYFTRKFIYQNWNVHSLFFNYFNFMSVYSGQIIININKKSNNAKLVDIKNNTFFYIENESIIKNDYIIPLKNPKNHIDILKKIYNKSKPLKELYNKKIIRTGTMLLNMENEFVNKKCDKNSYVYYKGSKSLPRSFELNEIGLFFTYDKEKQNKINDSIKHELTLKGIKNKKRIGFGEKEIYDNPKIFIRQSANNLIAAFDDKKSSCDNSLYIISFRSNFINDTRELKFLVGYLNSEIANYYARLKIIKLIHGKQPQMRISDFINIPICYDENIKEKIIDMVDIIIKNPTKKNKIINDINVLLYKFYELNNEKEITQIRSL, encoded by the coding sequence ATGTACAATGATTTAGAATTGTTTTTTAATAAACAACATAGAATAATAAATGCCAATTATTCCAAAGAATATATAAAAAAAAATGGCATTTTTCTTACACATGATCTAAAAATATTAGATGATTTAATTCAATTTCTATTTGAAACTTACCAAGAAAATGAAATATTGAATCTTAAATTCTTAGAACCATCAGTGGGTACTGGCAATATAATAATTTATTTTATTCAAGTTCTTAAAAATATGAATGTAAGTATTGATAAAATAATTAATTTTGTAGAAAACAATATTTTTATCAATGAATTAGATAATAGTATTCTTTCTATAGCAGTTAAAAATATAGAAAATTATTTTAGTAATATTTTTGGAAAAAAAATAAAACTTAAACATATATATAATATAGATTTTACAGATAAAGAAAAAATATCATCTACTTTTATTAACAAATTTGATGTTATTTTAGGTAATCCTCCCTTTGTATCTCTATATGGGAAAAATGGAATTACAAAAACTGAAGAAACAAGAAAAAAAATAATTAATGAATACACTCAGTTTCCAAATAGCATAATCAATGGTAAAATCAATATTTCCATGCTTTTTATTGAAAATTCTTTGTCTTTATTAAATGATAATGGCATACTCTCTTTTATACTTGACTCATCTTTTTTTGATAAACCTTTTTATTTTACAAGAAAATTTATATATCAAAATTGAAATGTGCATTCCTTATTTTTTAATTATTTCAACTTTATGAGTGTATATTCTGGCCAAATAATTATTAATATTAATAAAAAATCTAATAATGCAAAATTAGTTGATATTAAAAATAATACATTTTTTTACATAGAAAATGAAAGTATTATAAAAAATGATTATATAATTCCTTTAAAAAATCCTAAAAATCATATAGATATTTTAAAAAAAATATATAATAAAAGTAAGCCATTAAAAGAATTGTACAATAAAAAAATAATTAGAACTGGAACAATGTTACTAAATATGGAAAATGAATTTGTAAATAAAAAATGCGATAAAAATTCTTATGTTTATTATAAAGGATCAAAATCTTTACCAAGATCTTTCGAATTAAATGAAATTGGTCTTTTCTTTACATATGATAAGGAAAAACAAAATAAAATAAACGATTCTATAAAACATGAATTAACATTAAAAGGAATAAAAAATAAAAAAAGAATTGGTTTTGGTGAAAAAGAAATATATGATAATCCAAAAATTTTTATTAGACAATCAGCAAATAATTTAATTGCAGCTTTTGATGATAAAAAAAGTTCTTGTGATAATAGTTTATATATAATTTCTTTCAGAAGTAATTTTATTAATGATACTCGTGAATTAAAATTTCTTGTGGGTTATCTAAACTCAGAAATTGCCAATTATTATGCACGACTAAAAATTATTAAATTAATCCATGGTAAACAACCTCAAATGCGAATATCTGATTTTATAAACATTCCAATTTGTTATGATGAAAATATTAAAGAAAAAATAATAGATATGGTAGATATAATAATTAAAAATCCTACAAAAAAAAATAAAATTATAAATGATATTAATGTTTTACTTTACAAATTTTATGAACTTAATAATGAAAAAGAAATTACTCAAATTCGTTCACTTTAA
- a CDS encoding transposase family protein, whose protein sequence is MFLIKNINIDNLIFHTDNGLQYYHKDFIDYANKNNFKLSKKKPYKFGYNAMSQNTFYHLVVE, encoded by the coding sequence GTGTTTTTAATCAAAAATATTAATATTGATAATTTGATATTTCATACAGATAATGGTTTACAGTATTATCATAAAGATTTTATAGACTATGCTAATAAAAATAATTTCAAATTAAGTAAAAAGAAACCATATAAATTTGGTTACAACGCAATGTCACAAAATACATTTTATCATCTTGTTGTTGAATAA
- the rpsL gene encoding 30S ribosomal protein S12, protein MPTINQLVRKPRKDKVWKTKAPALNRGLNSLQKKVTDETSPQKRGVCTRVATMTPKKPNSALRKYARVRLTNGMEVTAYIPGEGHNLQEHSVVLIRGGRVKDLPGVRYHIIRGTLDTAGVNNRKQSRSLYGTKKPKAAKA, encoded by the coding sequence ATGCCAACAATTAACCAATTAGTTAGAAAACCTCGTAAAGATAAAGTTTGAAAAACAAAAGCACCGGCTTTAAACCGTGGTTTAAACTCTTTACAAAAAAAAGTAACTGATGAAACATCACCACAAAAACGTGGGGTATGTACTCGTGTTGCTACAATGACACCGAAAAAACCTAACTCAGCGTTACGTAAATATGCCCGTGTTCGTTTAACAAACGGAATGGAAGTTACTGCTTATATTCCTGGTGAAGGACACAACTTACAAGAACATAGTGTGGTTTTAATACGTGGAGGAAGGGTTAAAGACTTACCTGGGGTACGTTACCATATTATTCGTGGAACATTAGATACTGCCGGAGTTAATAACCGTAAACAAAGCCGTTCATTATACGGAACAAAAAAACCAAAAGCTGCAAAAGCTTAA